One [Clostridium] saccharolyticum WM1 DNA segment encodes these proteins:
- the rapZ gene encoding RNase adapter RapZ: MRLVIVTGMSGAGKTQALKMLEDMGFYCVDNLPIPLIETFAELTLSNQAGIRNAALGIDIRSGEDLSVLNRIFDEWSRNRVPFEILFLDAGDETLIKRYKETRRAHPLAAGGRIDSGIEKERAKLAFLKEVADYIIDTSRLLTKELRQELEKIFVNQESYRNLFITILSFGFKYGIPSDADLVFDVRFLPNPYYSEELRPKTGEEKEVRDYVMQHGTAALFLDKLYDLLEFLIPNYVLEGKNQLVIAIGCTGGKHRSVTIARSVYDRFKSREEFGIKMEHRDIDKDNIRKRMV; this comes from the coding sequence GTGAGGCTAGTCATTGTAACAGGCATGTCAGGTGCAGGAAAGACCCAGGCACTTAAGATGCTGGAGGACATGGGATTTTATTGCGTGGATAATTTACCCATTCCCCTGATTGAAACATTTGCGGAGCTGACTTTAAGCAATCAGGCAGGAATCCGGAACGCGGCTTTGGGGATCGATATCCGAAGCGGAGAGGATTTATCGGTATTAAACCGGATTTTTGATGAGTGGTCAAGAAACCGGGTACCCTTTGAAATACTCTTCCTGGATGCGGGGGATGAAACTTTGATCAAGCGCTATAAGGAAACCAGAAGAGCCCATCCCCTGGCGGCAGGAGGCAGGATTGACAGCGGGATCGAAAAAGAACGGGCAAAACTTGCGTTTTTAAAGGAAGTAGCGGATTATATCATTGATACCAGCCGACTTCTTACAAAGGAACTCAGGCAGGAATTGGAAAAAATATTTGTGAACCAGGAATCTTACCGGAATTTGTTTATCACCATTCTTTCTTTTGGGTTCAAGTATGGAATCCCATCGGATGCAGATCTGGTATTTGATGTAAGGTTCCTGCCAAATCCCTACTATTCAGAGGAGCTGCGGCCCAAAACCGGAGAAGAAAAAGAAGTGCGGGACTATGTGATGCAGCATGGGACCGCTGCCCTGTTTTTAGACAAGCTATACGACCTGCTGGAGTTTTTGATTCCCAATTATGTTTTGGAAGGAAAAAATCAGCTGGTGATTGCAATTGGCTGTACAGGAGGGAAACACCGGTCGGTCACCATTGCCAGGTCTGTTTACGACAGATTTAAGTCCAGGGAAGAATTTGGGATTAAGATGGAGCACCGGGACATCGACAAGGATAATATACGGAAAAGGATGGTCTAG
- the whiA gene encoding DNA-binding protein WhiA, which produces MSFSSKLKEELSRQISPARHCQIAEMAAIISLCGKIIISEDDRYTIKINTENVAVARKYFTLLKKTFNISTDVSIRRNAYLNKNRTYTVTIREHEEAIRVLHATKLLDENGEIGENLNLVRNVVIQQSCCRRAFIRGAFLSSGSLSDPEKFYHFEIVCATEAKAEQLKSIIATFDLEAKIVKRKRYFVVYIKEGSQIVDILNVMEAPVALMELENIRILKDMRNSVNRQVNCETANINKTVSAAVKQIEDITYIRDTIGLDNLPDNLSEIARERLDRPEATLKELGEALDPPVGKSGVNHRLRKLCDLAGRLRGTGASGGME; this is translated from the coding sequence ATGTCATTTTCTTCCAAATTAAAAGAAGAGCTTTCCAGACAAATCAGTCCGGCAAGGCATTGCCAGATCGCAGAGATGGCCGCAATCATTAGTCTCTGCGGAAAAATAATCATATCGGAAGACGACCGTTATACGATCAAAATAAATACGGAAAATGTGGCAGTTGCAAGAAAGTACTTTACATTATTGAAAAAAACATTTAATATAAGTACTGATGTGTCCATTAGAAGAAATGCTTATTTAAATAAAAACCGTACCTATACGGTGACCATCCGGGAGCATGAAGAAGCGATCCGGGTTTTACACGCCACAAAGCTTCTTGATGAAAACGGGGAAATCGGGGAAAACTTAAATCTTGTCCGGAATGTGGTCATCCAGCAGTCCTGCTGCAGAAGAGCATTCATCCGGGGGGCATTTCTCTCATCCGGGTCTTTAAGTGATCCTGAGAAGTTCTACCATTTTGAAATTGTATGTGCCACTGAGGCAAAAGCGGAACAGTTGAAGTCTATAATTGCAACCTTTGACCTTGAAGCAAAAATTGTGAAGAGAAAGCGCTATTTTGTGGTATATATAAAAGAAGGAAGCCAGATCGTAGATATCCTGAATGTTATGGAAGCGCCGGTGGCATTGATGGAGCTTGAGAATATCAGGATATTAAAAGACATGCGAAACAGTGTGAACCGACAGGTCAACTGTGAGACTGCCAATATTAATAAAACGGTATCAGCTGCGGTAAAGCAGATAGAAGATATAACTTATATCAGAGATACAATCGGACTTGATAATCTACCGGACAATCTAAGTGAAATTGCCAGGGAACGATTGGATAGGCCGGAAGCAACATTAAAAGAGCTTGGAGAAGCTCTGGACCCTCCTGTAGGCAAATCAGGAGTAAACCACCGACTTAGAAAGCTTTGCGACCTGGCAGGGCGGCTGCGCGGGACAGGCGCGAGCGGCGGGATGGAATAG
- the pfkA gene encoding 6-phosphofructokinase, which yields MAKQVKTIGVLTSGGDAPGMNAAIRAIVRTAIHKGLEVKGIMRGYAGLLQEEIVDMNSTSVSDIIHRGGTVLYTARCQEFTTADGQKKGAEICRKHNIDGIVVIGGDGSFRGAGKLSALGINTIGLPGTIDLDIACTDYTIGFDTAVNTAMEAIDKVRDTSTSHERCSIIEVMGRNAGYIALWCGFANGAEDILLPERYDGDEQALINRIIENRKRGKKHHIIINAEGIGHSSSMAKRIEAATGIETRATILGHMQRGGAPTCKDRVYASIMGAKAVELLCEGKSNRVIGYKHGEFVDFDIQEALSMTKDIPEDQFQISKMLVR from the coding sequence ATGGCAAAACAAGTGAAAACTATCGGCGTATTAACCAGCGGCGGCGATGCACCAGGTATGAATGCTGCGATCCGTGCTATTGTCAGGACTGCAATCCATAAGGGATTGGAAGTAAAGGGGATCATGAGGGGATACGCAGGCCTTCTGCAGGAAGAAATCGTTGATATGAACAGCACCAGTGTATCCGATATCATCCATCGCGGCGGAACCGTTTTATATACAGCCAGATGCCAGGAGTTTACCACTGCCGATGGGCAGAAGAAAGGCGCCGAGATCTGCAGAAAGCATAATATTGACGGCATAGTGGTGATTGGAGGAGACGGTTCCTTCCGGGGAGCAGGAAAGCTTTCTGCCCTTGGGATCAATACCATCGGACTTCCCGGAACCATTGATTTAGATATTGCCTGTACCGATTATACCATTGGCTTTGATACAGCTGTCAACACAGCCATGGAGGCCATTGACAAGGTACGGGATACATCCACTTCCCATGAACGCTGCAGCATCATTGAGGTAATGGGACGTAATGCAGGGTATATTGCTCTTTGGTGCGGTTTTGCCAACGGTGCAGAAGACATCCTCTTGCCGGAGCGCTATGACGGGGATGAGCAGGCCCTCATTAACCGTATTATTGAGAACAGAAAGAGGGGCAAAAAGCACCACATCATCATCAATGCAGAGGGGATCGGCCACTCTTCCTCCATGGCTAAGCGGATTGAAGCGGCAACAGGCATTGAGACCAGAGCCACCATACTGGGCCACATGCAGAGGGGCGGCGCACCTACCTGTAAGGACCGTGTCTATGCTTCTATTATGGGCGCAAAGGCAGTGGAACTTCTTTGTGAGGGAAAGAGCAACCGTGTAATCGGCTATAAGCATGGAGAGTTCGTAGATTTCGATATTCAGGAAGCCCTTAGTATGACAAAGGATATTCCGGAAGACCAGTTTCAGATCTCAAAGATGCTTGTAAGGTAA
- a CDS encoding DNA polymerase III subunit alpha produces the protein MAFTHLHVHTEYSLLDGSCKIKELVARAKELGMDSMAITDHGVMYGVIDFYRAAREVGIKPIIGCEVYVTSGSRFDRETAGGEDRYYHLVLLAENNQGYQNLMKIVSKGFVDGFYYKPRVDYEVLREYSEGIIALSACLAGEVQRLVSRGLYEKGMEAALRYQEIFGKENFFLELQDHGIPAQNTVNQGLLRMSHETGIQLVATNDIHYTYAEDATPHDILLCIQTGKKVADENRMRYEGGQYYCKSEDEMRTLFSYAGEAIDNTHRIAERCNVEIEFGVTKLPKYDVPEGYDSWSYLNKLCLDGFHRHYPLDDGTLKERLDYELDVIHSMGYVDYFLIVWDFIHYARSQDIIVGPGRGSAAGSIVSYCLGITNIDPIRYNLLFERFLNPERISMPDIDVDFCFERRQEVIDYVVQKYGKDQVVQIVTFGTLAAKGVVRDVGRVLDMSYARCDSIAKMIPGDLGMTLEKALRQSPDLRNAYEGDPEVKYLIDMSMRLEGLPRHTSMHAAGVVISRTSVDEYVPLSRAADGTITTQFPMTTLEELGLLKMDFLGLRTLTVIQNAVKAIEKNRNLSLDMDRIDYNDKAVLDSIGTGRDDGVFQLESSGMKSFMKELKPESLEDIIAGISLYRPGPMDFIPKYLKGKNDRSSITYECKQLEPILNPTYGCIVYQEQVMQIVRDLAGYTMGRSDLVRRAMSKKKTYVMEKERQNFVYGNPEEEVTGCISNGIDEKIANQIYDEMIDFAKYAFNKSHAAAYAVVSYQTAFLKYYYPEEFMAALLTSVMDNVSKVSEYILSCRQMGIPILPPDINEGESGFSVSGRSIRYGLSAIKSVGKSVVELIVAEREQNGLFHDMEDFIDRMSNKEVNKRTLENFIKSGALDTLPGTRKQKLLTAPELLEQRSKERKNTMEGQMTLFDIAGEEEKTHFQVTFPDVGEFLKEDLLAFEKETLGIYLSGHPMEAYETTWRNHITATTIEFVVDEETGKAGVPDGSYVTVGGMITGKTVKTTRNNKMMAFITLEDLAGAVEVIVFPKDYESKRELFAEDSKVFIQGRVSVGEDPVGKLICERVIPFSALPKELWLKFPDKESYMAVEKEILDDLKESEGDDSVIIYLEKERARKVLPSNRNVNAADGLINFLIKKLGEKNVRLVEKKLEKIGKMN, from the coding sequence ATGGCATTTACACATTTACACGTCCATACGGAATACAGCCTGTTAGATGGCTCCTGCAAGATAAAAGAGCTTGTGGCCAGAGCAAAGGAGCTTGGAATGGACAGCATGGCCATAACAGACCATGGGGTGATGTACGGCGTCATTGATTTTTACAGGGCGGCCAGGGAGGTGGGAATAAAGCCCATCATCGGATGTGAGGTATATGTGACATCCGGATCCAGGTTTGACCGGGAAACTGCCGGCGGCGAAGACCGGTATTATCATCTGGTTTTATTGGCGGAGAACAACCAGGGCTATCAGAACCTGATGAAGATTGTTTCAAAGGGCTTTGTGGATGGATTTTATTATAAACCGAGAGTGGATTATGAGGTTTTAAGGGAATACAGCGAAGGGATTATTGCATTAAGCGCCTGCCTGGCGGGAGAGGTACAGAGACTGGTGAGCCGCGGCCTGTATGAAAAAGGCATGGAAGCAGCCCTTCGCTATCAGGAGATATTCGGGAAGGAAAATTTCTTCCTGGAGCTTCAGGATCACGGAATCCCGGCCCAAAACACGGTAAACCAGGGCCTTCTGCGGATGAGCCATGAAACCGGAATCCAGCTGGTAGCCACCAATGATATCCACTATACCTATGCGGAGGATGCCACGCCCCATGACATCCTGTTATGCATCCAGACCGGAAAAAAGGTGGCTGATGAGAACCGTATGCGTTATGAGGGCGGTCAGTATTACTGCAAATCAGAGGATGAGATGCGGACGCTTTTCTCCTATGCAGGAGAAGCCATTGACAACACCCACAGGATTGCAGAGCGCTGCAATGTGGAAATTGAGTTTGGCGTGACCAAGCTGCCCAAGTATGATGTTCCGGAAGGCTATGATTCCTGGTCGTATTTAAACAAGCTTTGCCTGGATGGCTTTCACCGTCATTATCCCCTGGATGACGGAACATTAAAGGAGAGACTTGACTATGAGCTGGACGTCATTCACTCCATGGGATATGTGGACTATTTCCTGATTGTCTGGGATTTCATCCATTATGCCAGATCACAGGACATCATCGTGGGGCCTGGCCGGGGCTCTGCGGCCGGAAGCATTGTATCCTACTGCCTGGGGATTACCAACATTGATCCGATCCGCTACAATCTGCTGTTCGAGCGGTTCTTGAATCCGGAGCGGATTTCCATGCCGGATATTGATGTTGATTTCTGCTTTGAACGGCGCCAGGAAGTCATTGACTATGTAGTTCAGAAATACGGCAAGGATCAGGTGGTTCAGATCGTGACCTTTGGTACCCTGGCAGCCAAAGGTGTGGTGAGAGACGTGGGAAGGGTACTGGACATGTCCTATGCCCGGTGCGATTCCATAGCAAAGATGATTCCTGGAGACCTTGGAATGACCCTTGAAAAGGCCTTAAGGCAAAGCCCTGACTTAAGAAATGCGTACGAGGGGGACCCTGAGGTAAAGTACCTTATTGATATGTCCATGCGTCTGGAGGGACTGCCCAGGCATACATCCATGCATGCGGCCGGTGTCGTGATCAGCAGGACCTCTGTTGATGAATATGTTCCCCTTTCCAGGGCAGCGGACGGAACCATTACCACGCAGTTTCCCATGACGACACTGGAAGAACTGGGACTTTTAAAAATGGATTTCCTGGGGCTCCGGACTCTGACGGTTATCCAGAATGCGGTGAAAGCTATAGAAAAAAACAGGAATTTAAGTCTGGATATGGACCGGATCGATTATAATGATAAGGCAGTCTTGGATTCCATTGGCACCGGAAGGGATGACGGGGTGTTCCAGTTGGAAAGCTCCGGTATGAAGAGCTTTATGAAGGAGCTGAAGCCGGAGAGCCTGGAAGATATCATTGCCGGAATCTCTCTTTACCGTCCGGGCCCCATGGATTTTATTCCCAAGTATTTAAAAGGAAAAAACGACCGGAGTTCCATTACTTATGAATGCAAACAGCTGGAACCGATCTTAAATCCCACCTATGGCTGTATCGTATACCAGGAGCAGGTCATGCAGATCGTAAGGGATTTGGCCGGCTATACCATGGGACGCAGTGACCTGGTGCGCAGAGCGATGTCCAAGAAGAAGACCTATGTCATGGAAAAGGAGCGGCAGAATTTTGTCTATGGCAATCCGGAGGAAGAGGTAACAGGATGCATCTCCAATGGAATTGATGAAAAAATCGCTAACCAGATTTATGATGAAATGATCGATTTTGCCAAATATGCCTTTAACAAGTCTCATGCGGCAGCTTATGCAGTGGTATCTTATCAGACTGCCTTCCTAAAGTATTATTACCCTGAGGAATTTATGGCAGCTCTTCTTACTTCGGTTATGGATAATGTTTCAAAGGTATCGGAATATATATTAAGCTGCAGACAGATGGGGATACCGATCCTTCCACCGGATATCAATGAAGGGGAAAGCGGATTTTCCGTTTCAGGAAGATCCATCCGCTATGGCCTGTCAGCCATTAAGAGCGTTGGAAAATCTGTGGTGGAGCTTATCGTGGCAGAACGGGAACAAAATGGTCTGTTTCACGATATGGAAGACTTTATTGACCGTATGAGCAATAAAGAGGTCAATAAAAGAACTCTGGAAAATTTCATAAAATCCGGAGCTTTGGATACTCTCCCAGGTACAAGGAAGCAAAAGCTTCTGACCGCACCGGAGCTTTTGGAGCAGAGAAGCAAGGAACGGAAGAACACCATGGAAGGCCAGATGACTCTGTTTGATATTGCAGGAGAAGAAGAAAAGACTCATTTTCAGGTCACCTTCCCTGATGTGGGGGAATTCTTAAAGGAAGACCTTCTGGCATTTGAAAAAGAGACTCTTGGCATTTATTTAAGCGGCCATCCAATGGAAGCCTATGAAACCACCTGGAGGAACCATATCACCGCAACTACGATTGAGTTTGTAGTGGACGAGGAAACAGGAAAGGCCGGTGTTCCGGATGGTTCCTACGTGACAGTGGGAGGCATGATTACCGGAAAGACCGTAAAGACTACCAGAAACAACAAAATGATGGCATTCATCACCCTGGAGGACCTGGCCGGAGCTGTGGAGGTGATCGTATTTCCAAAGGATTATGAAAGCAAAAGAGAACTTTTTGCGGAAGATTCCAAGGTATTCATTCAGGGAAGAGTATCGGTGGGAGAGGATCCGGTAGGAAAGCTGATCTGTGAGCGTGTGATCCCATTTTCAGCCCTGCCCAAGGAACTGTGGCTGAAGTTTCCTGATAAGGAATCCTATATGGCAGTGGAAAAGGAGATCTTAGATGATTTAAAGGAATCGGAAGGCGATGATTCTGTCATTATTTATCTGGAAAAAGAGCGTGCCAGAAAGGTTCTGCCGTCCAACAGGAACGTCAATGCGGCAGACGGACTCATCAATTTCCTGATAAAAAAACTTGGTGAAAAAAATGTCAGACTTGTAGAAAAAAAACTTGAAAAGATTGGTAAAATGAATTAG